From Bacteroidales bacterium, the proteins below share one genomic window:
- a CDS encoding insulinase family protein, translating to MSELQILENGIPLIYTFRNQKTGHLVIHFNNGSSSDFENLQGIVHLLEHMLFKGTKKRNYLDLICGIEHLGADVNAFTTKENMVIHVSYPDEFLNEICEIIADIIYNSVFDEKELKKEKLVICDEIRSYRDTPEEFIYDEWERLMLNGNDLSHPILGNTASVKRVTVSDLKNIYKLVCNDFHVSIISKRSKNDVFEIISKYFSKKINSKTKPVINKPLVNNVKKQKKIYEDVSQTHVILGGYGPHITHKDYMPAHVLSTFFGGSGMSSLLNMELREKKGISYSVETFCQSYRDYGLFSTYFTCDRKRVEHALKIIKKIFSKYRECGLSEKELETILRINKSQYIMFFENALNEAIYQAKYFQYNKKIIQIKQIFEMLDSIDLPLINKVAAQLLDFEKYALITIEKNEYSK from the coding sequence ATGTCTGAATTACAAATTTTAGAAAATGGTATTCCATTAATCTATACTTTTAGAAATCAAAAAACAGGTCATTTGGTAATTCATTTCAATAATGGCTCGTCATCTGATTTTGAGAATTTGCAAGGGATTGTGCATTTGCTTGAACACATGCTTTTTAAAGGCACAAAAAAGCGAAATTATTTAGACTTGATTTGTGGAATCGAACATTTGGGAGCAGACGTGAATGCGTTTACCACAAAGGAAAACATGGTTATACACGTGTCTTATCCTGATGAATTTTTAAATGAAATTTGCGAAATAATTGCTGATATTATTTATAATTCCGTTTTTGATGAAAAAGAATTAAAAAAAGAAAAACTTGTAATTTGTGATGAAATTCGCTCGTATCGCGATACTCCTGAAGAATTTATTTACGATGAATGGGAACGATTAATGCTAAATGGAAACGACCTTAGCCACCCAATTCTAGGAAATACAGCATCTGTAAAACGTGTAACAGTCAGCGATTTAAAAAATATTTATAAGCTAGTTTGCAATGATTTTCATGTTTCTATAATAAGCAAACGCAGTAAAAATGATGTTTTTGAGATAATTTCTAAATATTTTTCAAAGAAAATAAATTCAAAAACCAAGCCTGTAATTAACAAGCCATTGGTTAATAATGTAAAAAAACAAAAGAAAATCTACGAAGACGTTAGCCAAACTCATGTTATTTTGGGCGGATATGGACCGCATATAACGCATAAAGATTATATGCCAGCTCATGTTTTGTCCACATTTTTTGGCGGTAGCGGAATGAGTTCGTTGTTAAATATGGAATTGCGAGAAAAAAAGGGAATTTCGTATTCTGTGGAAACTTTTTGCCAAAGTTATAGAGATTACGGATTATTTTCCACTTATTTCACTTGCGATAGAAAGCGTGTTGAACATGCTCTTAAAATAATTAAAAAGATTTTCAGTAAGTATAGAGAATGCGGATTGTCTGAAAAAGAGCTTGAAACTATTTTAAGAATAAATAAAAGTCAGTATATAATGTTTTTTGAGAATGCCTTGAATGAGGCTATTTATCAAGCTAAATATTTTCAATACAATAAAAAGATAATTCAAATAAAACAAATTTTTGAAATGCTTGATAGCATTGATTTGCCTTTGATTAATAAAGTGGCTGCCCAATTATTGGATTTTGAAAAATATGCTTTAATTACGATTGAAAAAAATGAGTACTCTAAATAA
- a CDS encoding 30S ribosomal protein S18 has protein sequence MAQKGNDVRYLTPINIDTKKKKYCRFKKARIKYIDYKDAEFLLKFVNDQGKILPRRITGTSTKFQKKVARAIKRARHLALLPFVTDLLK, from the coding sequence ATGGCACAAAAAGGAAATGATGTACGTTATTTAACGCCAATAAATATAGATACCAAAAAGAAAAAATATTGTCGTTTTAAAAAAGCTCGTATTAAATATATTGATTACAAAGACGCTGAGTTTTTGTTGAAATTCGTTAATGACCAAGGTAAAATTTTACCTCGTCGTATTACTGGTACTTCAACTAAATTTCAGAAAAAAGTGGCTCGCGCTATAAAACGTGCTCGCCATTTGGCTTTGCTACCATTCGTTACAGATTTATTAAAATAA
- a CDS encoding 30S ribosomal protein S6, translating into MVRRYETVFIMTPVLSDDQAKETVRKFKKLLTDKGAQIKHEENWGLRKLAYPIQKKTTGFYHLIEFEAEGSVIGDLEVNYKRDERIIRFLTVSLDKYGIEFVEKRRKLKADKSKTESNVEGKKESEV; encoded by the coding sequence ATGGTAAGACGTTATGAAACCGTTTTCATTATGACTCCCGTTTTGTCTGATGATCAGGCAAAGGAAACGGTACGAAAATTTAAAAAGCTCCTCACTGATAAAGGTGCTCAAATAAAACATGAGGAGAATTGGGGGTTAAGAAAATTGGCTTATCCAATTCAGAAAAAAACTACGGGTTTTTATCATCTAATTGAATTTGAGGCTGAAGGCTCAGTTATAGGAGATTTAGAAGTTAATTATAAACGCGATGAGCGTATAATTCGTTTCCTAACTGTATCTTTAGACAAGTATGGAATTGAATTTGTTGAAAAACGCCGTAAACTAAAAGCTGATAAGTCTAAGACTGAAAGCAATGTAGAAGGTAAAAAAGAATCTGAAGTTTAA
- a CDS encoding RNA methyltransferase, producing the protein MPSALEIKKIRSLKEKKNREDLGAFLAETPKVVADLILGKMQAEAIYVVNEKVNDWKKKYPNEAIQAVSEKELQRISFLKNPNEVVAVFKIPKKKKFIQENFTLLLDEINDPGNMGTILRTANWFGIKNIICSKNCVDAFHPKVVQSTMGSLASVNVYYFDSSNVLSQLSESTEIYGADAKGDDFTKVDYKKPLALVIGSEAHGIQCFKNIVKKNIAIRALNTENPPESLNAAIATSILISGIMQKIA; encoded by the coding sequence ATGCCATCAGCATTAGAAATAAAGAAAATACGCTCCCTAAAAGAAAAAAAGAATAGAGAAGATTTAGGGGCTTTTCTTGCTGAAACGCCAAAAGTTGTCGCAGACTTGATTTTAGGCAAAATGCAGGCTGAAGCCATTTATGTTGTAAATGAAAAGGTAAATGATTGGAAAAAAAAATATCCAAATGAAGCTATACAAGCTGTTTCTGAAAAAGAATTGCAGCGTATTTCGTTCTTAAAAAATCCAAACGAAGTAGTTGCTGTTTTTAAAATTCCTAAGAAGAAAAAATTTATTCAAGAAAATTTTACATTGCTGTTAGATGAAATAAATGACCCCGGAAACATGGGTACTATCTTACGTACAGCAAATTGGTTTGGAATAAAAAATATAATTTGTTCCAAAAATTGTGTAGATGCTTTCCACCCAAAAGTTGTGCAAAGTACCATGGGAAGTTTGGCAAGTGTGAATGTTTATTATTTTGACAGCAGCAATGTTTTGTCGCAATTAAGTGAAAGCACCGAAATTTATGGCGCTGATGCCAAAGGCGATGATTTTACGAAAGTTGATTATAAAAAGCCATTGGCTTTGGTTATTGGCAGCGAAGCTCACGGAATACAGTGTTTTAAAAATATAGTGAAAAAAAATATTGCCATACGTGCTTTAAACACTGAAAACCCACCAGAATCCTTAAATGCTGCCATTGCAACTTCGATTTTAATATCAGGAATAATGCAAAAAATTGCTTAA
- a CDS encoding O-methyltransferase, with the protein MSTLNNAVEKFCNDNSSPINDVLNEIYRDTWVNVLYPQMLTNELQGRLLSMLSNVAKPKKILEIGTFTAYATVCLASGLSDDGKIFTIEKNEELEERILNNLKKANIIEKTELIIGDAKEILFDKLSEFKNAFDIIYIDADKENYPKYLDFAYDMLKPSGILLADNVFWGGKVFQKEMKHTKESIGIKNFLENVPKYKWNSRTIIPIGDGLFCGIKIF; encoded by the coding sequence ATGAGTACTCTAAATAATGCTGTTGAAAAATTTTGCAACGACAATTCATCACCTATAAACGATGTTTTAAATGAGATTTACAGAGATACTTGGGTGAATGTTTTGTATCCGCAAATGCTTACAAACGAGTTGCAGGGGCGACTTTTGAGCATGTTGTCGAATGTTGCCAAGCCAAAAAAAATTCTTGAAATAGGGACTTTTACTGCTTATGCAACGGTTTGTCTTGCGTCAGGTTTAAGCGATGACGGAAAGATTTTTACGATTGAAAAAAACGAAGAGCTAGAGGAACGAATTTTAAATAATTTAAAAAAAGCTAACATAATTGAAAAAACCGAGCTTATTATTGGCGATGCTAAAGAAATTTTATTTGATAAATTATCAGAATTTAAAAATGCTTTTGATATTATTTATATTGATGCGGATAAAGAAAACTATCCAAAATATTTAGACTTTGCGTATGATATGCTCAAACCTTCAGGAATCTTGCTTGCCGACAATGTTTTTTGGGGTGGGAAAGTGTTTCAAAAAGAAATGAAGCATACCAAGGAAAGCATTGGGATTAAAAATTTTTTAGAAAATGTTCCGAAATACAAGTGGAATAGCAGAACTATAATTCCGATTGGCGATGGACTTTTTTGTGGGATAAAGATTTTTTAG
- a CDS encoding 50S ribosomal protein L9 has product MEVILTQDVKNLGYKDDCVNVKPGYGRNFLIPRGMAIEATESAKKVLAENLKQRAFKEEKIRKEAEALLEKLKEVKIIIKTKAAATGKIYGSVNNIQVAEALKEQHNFEIDRKKIDVAGENIKEVGTYKAKVNLYKDIKTEITLDVVGEE; this is encoded by the coding sequence ATGGAAGTTATTTTAACACAAGATGTAAAAAATTTAGGTTATAAAGACGATTGCGTAAATGTAAAACCTGGATACGGGAGAAATTTCCTTATCCCTAGAGGAATGGCAATTGAAGCTACAGAATCTGCAAAGAAAGTTTTAGCTGAAAATTTAAAACAAAGAGCTTTTAAAGAAGAAAAAATTCGTAAAGAAGCTGAAGCTCTTCTCGAAAAATTAAAAGAAGTAAAAATTATTATTAAAACCAAAGCTGCTGCTACAGGAAAAATTTATGGTAGCGTAAATAATATTCAAGTTGCTGAAGCTCTAAAAGAGCAACACAATTTTGAAATCGACCGTAAAAAAATTGATGTGGCTGGTGAAAACATAAAAGAAGTTGGAACTTATAAAGCAAAAGTTAATCTTTATAAAGACATTAAAACAGAAATAACTCTTGATGTTGTTGGTGAAGAATAA